CGAAGCTCGACCTCGTCGGGCGTTTCATCGCCGTCAATGGCCTGATCGAGGCCAATGTCGCGGGCGCGCTGAATGCCAATTACGCCTTCTATACGGGGCTCGTAGATGGGCGTGCCTTCGATTACCCGGTGACCGAGGACCAGATCCTCGACGATGTCCGGCGCCAGGCGCCCGAGATTCGCGAAGATACCCGGACCTGGCTCTTTTCCTATCTGACCATGGCCTATGCGCCGCTCGACGCCGCGACGATGGAGGCCTATATCGGGCTTTCCGAAAGTCGGCCCGGCCGGGATCTGAACGACGCGCTCTTCGAGGGGGTCGAGGCGGTGTTCGAGGATATCTCGCATGAGCTGGGGCTGGCCGCGGCGCGGTTCATCGCCGGACAGGATCTCTGAGATCCCGTTCCCGGGGCGGTTTGGGGCGCCGCAGGGCCGGGCTTGACTTGGGGGCCGAAATCGCCGATACGCACGGTTCTGGTCCGGACTGCGTTCCTGCGCGGTTTGCCGGACCGTTCGCGATAGACCATATATTGACAACGCTCCGAAGGGAGCACGCTGTCCGGGGTGCGCAGCAGCGCGGGAACGCCGCCTAGAGGTGGGGCCGAAGGACGCGGCGGTAAGAAGGAAATGGCCGATGTTTGCGGTCCTCAAGACCGGTGGCAAGCAGTACAAGGTGCAGTCGGGTGACGTGCTGCGCGTCGAGAAGCTTGCTGCCGAAGCCGGTGAGACGGTTCAGTTCAACGAGATCCTGATGCTGGACGGCCAGGTCGGCGCGCCGATCGTCGATGGTGCCGCGGTGCAGGCCACCGTGATCGACCAGATCAAGGGCGACAAGGTCATCCACTTCGTTAAGCGCCGCCGTAAGCACGGCTCGCAGCGCACCAAGGGCCACCGCCAGCAGCTGACGCTTCTGCGCGTGACCGAGATCCTCGCTTCGGGCGGCGCCGAGACCGGCGTCAAGGCCGCGATCGGGGCCGGGTCGGTTGCGGGCGCCCCCGCCGCCGAGCCCAAGGCCGCCAAGGCGAAGGCGCCGAAAGCCGCCGAAGCCGCCGCGGGCGACGACCTGAAGAAGCTGCCCGGCGTCGGCCCGGCGATGGAAAAGAAACTGCATGAGGCCGGGGTCACCCGCTTCGCGCAGATTGCCGCCTGGACCGACGAGCAGGTCGCCGCGATGGATACCCGTCTCGGCCTGAAGGGCAAGATCGTGAATGATGGCTGGGTGGCGCTTGCCAAGGACCTGGCCGGCAAGGCCTAAGCGAGAGGAGAGGACGACATGGCACACAAGAAAGCAGGCGGCTCCTCGCGCAACGGGCGCGACTCCGCTGGTCGCCGTCTCGGCGTGAAGATCTATGGCGGCCAGGCGGTCGCTTCGGGCAACATCATCGTCCGTCAGCGCGGCACCAAGTTCTGGCCGGGCGAAGGCGTGGGCATGGGCAAGGACCATACCATCTTCGCGACCTGCGAGGGCGCAGTGACCTTCAAGAAGGGCCTCAAGGGGCGCACCTTCATTTCGGTTCTCCCGGTGGCGGAGGCCGCCGAGTAAGCCGAAACCTCAGGATGACTGAAATTGGGGGATCGGCGCCAGCCGTTCCCCCGTTTCTGTTTCGGAAACCGGAGCAGGAAAGATGATGGCAAGAGGCCTCCCGGCACCGGGAAGGGTCCGCGCCCGGAAAGCTCCGCAGGGGCTTCGGGCAGCGGGGGCGTCTTGCGCCGCGCCGGGGCGGTTGCCATCTTGTTCCCGGAGCCCCCTGCGGGCGGCTCGCGTCCGCCGCGGTCCGGGCGCTGCAGTGAAGATCGGGGCGTCAGCCGACGGCCCGGTGGTCCTCGTGCTTTTCGGAGGAGGAAAGCCATGAAACTCGACCTGATCCCGCCCCAGCCTCCGATCGCGGCCGAACGCTTCGTGCTGCGTCCGGTGCGCCGGTCGGATGCCGGATTGCTGTCGCTTTACACCAGCGATCTCCGGGTGGCGCGGTTCACCCGGTCGATCCCGCATCCGTTGCCGCCGGGCGCCACCGAGGCCTTCATCCACCGCGCTCAGGATCCCGAGCGCAGCGAGGATGTCTGGGTGATGGACGGGGCCGAGCAGGGGCTTTCCGAGGTGCTGGGCGTGATCGCGCTCGACCGGATGGAGCGCGACCAGTCCGAGATCGGCTACTGGGTCGCGCCGGCCTTCTGGAATACCGGCATCGCCTCCGAGGCGGTGGGCGCGCTGCTGGCCGCCAATCCGCAGAAGGCCAAGACGGTCTTTGCCGAAGTGTTTCAGGACAATCCCGGCTCGGCCCGGGTGCTGACCAATGCCGGTTTTGAATATATCGGCGATGCCGAGGCCTATTCGGTGGCGCGGGAGGCCAAGGTGGCCACCTGGACCTATCTCAAGAAGCTCGACTGAGCGATGCGGGGCGCGGCGGACGGATTTCGGATCGAGACGCCGCGCCTTGTCCTCAGGGCGTTCCGGCCCGCCGATCTCGATGCGCTGCTGCGGATCGGCCGGGATCCGCGGGTGGCCCCGATGATGTGCAGCCTTCCGGTGCGCTGGACCCGGCGGCAGGCCGCGACTTGGGTCGCACGCTCGCGCTTTCGGGGCGAGCCCGCCTTCCGGCTGGCCATCGACGGGCGCGACGAGGGGCTGCTGGGCGTGGCGGGACTGGGCGGTGCGCCGGCCTCGCTGGCCTATTTCCTCGATCCCGCGGTCTGGGGCCGGGGCTATGCGACCGAGGCGATGCGCGGCTTTCTGGCCGGGGTCTTCGCGCGGTTTCCCGGGCTCGACGTGCTGGCTGCCGATCATTTCGCCGACAATCCCGGATCGGGCCGCGTGCTCGGGAAGCTCGGCTTCGAGCGGCTCGGGCCCGGTACCGGACGCTCGCTGGCGCGGCTTGAGCCCGCGCCCAATATCCACTATCGCCTGATGCGCGCAAATTTCGAGGCTCTTCATGAAATTCCTTGACCTCGCAAAGGTCTATATCCGCTCGGGCAGCGGCGGAAACGGCTGCACAAGCTTCCGCCGCGAGAAATACGTCGAATTCGGCGGTCCCGACGGGGGCGATGGCGGCCGGGGCGGCGATGTCTGGGTCGAGGCGGTCGAGGGGCTGAACACCCTGATCGACTTCCGCTACCAGCAGCATTTCTTCGCCCAGAACGGTCAGGGCGGCATGGGCCGCCAGAAATCGGGCGCCTCGGGCCGGGACATGGTGCTGAAAGTGCCGGTGGGCACCGAGATCCTCGATGAGGACGAAGAGACCGTGGTCGCCGACCTGACCGAGCTTGGCCAGCGGGTCCTGCTGGCCCAGGGCGGCAATGGCGGCTGGGGCAACCTGCATTTCAAGACCTCGACCAACCAGGCGCCGCGCCGCGCCAATCCGGGGCAGGAGGGGGTCGAGCGCACGCTGTGGCTGAGGCTCAAGCTGATCGCCGATGCCGGGCTGCTGGGGCTGCCCAATGCCGGCAAGTCGACCTTCCTGGCCGCGACCTCGAATGCCCGGCCCAAGATCGCCGACTATCCGTTCACGACGCTGCATCCCAATCTGGGCGTGGTCGGCGTCGACGGGGCCGAATTCGTCATCGCCGACATTCCCGGCCTGATCGAGGGCGCCCATGAGGGCCGCGGCATCGGCGACCGGTTCCTCGGCCATGTCGAACGCTGCGCGGTGCTTCTGCATCTGATCGACGGCACCTCCGAGGATGTCGTGGCCGATTGCGGGACGGTTCTGACCGAGCTTGAACTTTACGGCGGCGATCTGGCCGACAAGCCGCGGGTGACGGTCCTGAACAAGATCGACAGTCTCGACGAGGACGAGCGGGCCGAGAAACGTGCCGCTCTCGAGGCGGCGAGCGGCGGCCCGGTGATGCTGATGTCGGGCGTCGCGCGCGAGGGCGTGACCGAGGTGCTGCGCGCGCTGCGTGCCGAAATCGACGAGGACCGGCTGCGCCTGAAGCGCGAGGACAGCGAGGAGGGCGAGGCGTGGCGTCCCTGATCGCTACCCGGCGGCTTGTGGTCAAGATCGGCTCGGCGCTTCTGGTCGACCGGAGCACGGGTAATCTGCGCGCGGACTGGCTGAGGGGCCTGGCCGAGGATGTCGCGATGCTGAAGGCGCGCGGCACCGATGTGGTGCTGGTCTCGTCGGGCTCGATCGCGCTGGGGCGGGGCGTTCTCGGGCTGGGCCTCGGCCCCCTGGCGCTGGAACAGAGCCAGGCTGCCGCCGCGGTCGGGCAGATCCGGCTGGCCCGTGCCTATGAGGATTGCCTGGAGCCTTACGGGATCACCACCGCGCAGGTGCTGGTGACGCTTGAGGATACCGAGGACCGGCGGCGCTATCTGAACACCCGCTCGACGATGGAGACGCTCTTGGGCTTCGGCGCGGTGCCCATCGTCAACGAGAACGACACCATCGCCACCGACGAGATCCGCTTCGGCGACAATGACCGGCTGGCGGCGCAGGTGGCGGTGACGGTGGGGGCCGATGTGGCGGTGCTGCTGTCGGATGTCGACGGCTTCTATACCGCCAACCCGATGCAGGATCCCGAGGCGCATCGCTTCGATCTGATCGAGGAGATCACCCCCGAGATCGAGGCGATGGCGGGCGATGCGGGCTCGGGGCTCTCGAAGGGGGGCATGAAGACCAAGCTGATGGCGGCCCGGACCGCGACCGGCGCGGGCTGCGCGCTGGCGATCACCGAGGGCTCGCGGCTGCGGCCTCTGAAGGCGCTGGAAGAGGGCGCGGCCTGCACCTGGTTCCGCCCCAAGGGCGATCCGCGCGCCGCGCGCAAGGGCTGGATCGCGGCGATGAAGCCGCATGGCTTCATCCGGGTCGACGCGGGCGCGGCCGGGGCGCTGACGCGCGGCAAGTCGCTTTTGCCCGCGGGCGTGACCGAGGTGACCGGCGATTTCGGCCGGGGCGAGCCGGTCGCGATCCTCGGCCCGAAGGGCGAGGGGCTTGGCGCCGGGCTTTCGCGCTATACTTCTGCCGAGGCGCGGCTGATCCTCGGATGTCGCTCGGGTGACATCGAGGCGATCCTCGGCTATCCGGGGCGGGCGGCGCTCATTCACAGGGACGACATGGCGATATGAAGGACATTACCGATATTCACGCCCTCATGGCCGATCTTGGTGCCCGTGCCCGGGTCGCCTCGGCCGAACTGGCCTTCGCCTCGTCCGAGGCCAAGCGCCATGCGCTGGAGGCGGCGGCCGACGCCGTGGTTGACCACAAGCCGCAGATTCTCGCCGATAACGCGACCGACATGGAGTATGGCCGCGACAAGGGCCTGAGCCCGGCGATGCTGGACCGGCTGATGCTGGACGAGGCCAGGATCGAGGCCATTGCCGCGGGTCTGCGCGCGGTTGCCGCCCAGCCCGACCCGGTGGGGCAGGTGATGGCGGAATGGGACCGGCCCACGGGGCTGCATATCCGCCGGGTGCGCACGCCGCTGGGCGTCATCGGCGTGATCTATGAAAGCCGGCCCAATGTCACCGCCGATGCCGGGGCCCTGTGCCTCAAGGCGGGGAATGCGGTGATCCTGCGCGGCGGTTCGGAGAGCTTCCATTCCTCCGGCGCGCTGCATGAATGCCTGGTGGCGGGGCTGGCCAAAGCCGGGCTGCCCGAGGATGCGATCCTGCGCGTGCCGACCCGCGATCGTGCCGCGGTCAGCGAGATGCTGACCATGACCCAGTATATCGACGTGATCGTGCCGCGCGGCGGCAAGGGCCTTGTGGGCCTCGTCCAGCGCGAGGCGCGGGTGCCGGTCTTCGCCCATCTCGAGGGCATCGTGCATATCTATGTCGACAAGGTCGCCGATCCCGCCAAGGCGCTGTCGGTGGTGCTGAACGCCAAGACCCGGCGCACCGGTATCTGCGGCGCAGCCGAATGCCTGCTGATCCACAGGGACGTGGCCGCGACGCTTGGCGCCGATCTGGTCGCGGCGCTGGTCAAGGCCGGGGTCCGGGTCCATGCCGACGAGGCGCTGTCCCGTCTGCCGGGCACGCAGCCCGCCACCGCCGAGGATTGGGGGCGCGAATATCTGGACATGGACATCGCCGCCCGGGTGGTGGACGATATCGACGGCGCGATCGAACATGTCCGCGCCTTCGGGTCGGGCCATACCGATGCCATCCTGACCGAGGACGATGCCGCGGCGGCGCGGTTCTTCGAGCGGCTCGACAGCGCGATCCTGATGCGCAATGCCTCGACCCAGTTCGCCGATGGCGGCGAGTTCGGGATGGGCGCCGAGATCGGGATCGCGACCGGCAAGCTTCATGCCCGCGGGCCGGTCGGCGCCGAACAGCTCACGAGCTTCAAGTACCTGGTCGAGGGCGACGGCACGCTCCGGGCCTGAGGCCCGGGGATCTAGCGTATGGGGATCTGGCGTATGGGGCTCCGGCTCAGAAGGCCAGTGTCAGCGAGGTTTCGTCGTGACCGAGCGACAGGCTCCGCCCCAGATCGGTCAGCGCGATCGGCAGAAGCGCGAATTGTACCTCGGCGGGCCGGAGGTCGTCGCCGGAGGGCTGGCCATCGGTCAGCGGTGCCCAGAGCCTTGGCTCAAGCGTCATCCGCTCGGCCTCGGCCGTCAGGGTGATGCGGCCGTCCCGCCAGCTCAGCGCCATCCGGCCGCCGCGGGGCAGGGCGGTCTCGGCACAGAGGACCGACAAAAGCGCGGTCTTGGCGGCGCTGCGGCTGAGAGAGGCGGGCGGGTCGGCGGTGACGCTGAGCCGGCTGCCGCCGAAATAGTCCGCGAGGATTTCGCAGACCTCGCGCCCGGCCACCGCGGTATCCTCGCCGGCGGCGCCGAAGGCGAGGCGGAACATCCGGATCCGGGCATTGGCACGGGCGACGCTGTCGGAAATCAGCGCCAGTTCCTCGCCCGGCGCCTCGCCATGGGTCTCGGCCGCGGCCATGGCCAGAAGCTCCATCCCGTTGCCGATCGCGCCGATCGGGCTGATAAGATCGTGGCAGATGCGCGAGCCCACGAGCGCGGTGAGATCAGACATGCGACACCGCCGGGACCGCCGACAGGAGAGTGACAATGAGACCGATGAACGCGATCCTCGAACCCGGGATGCTGGTGCGCCATCCCGGAGAGCCGGACTGGGGCCTGGGCCAGGTGCAATCCGTGATCGGCGCACGTATCACGGTGAATTTCACCGATGCGGGAAAAGTCGTCATCGACGGAACGCGGATCGAGCTCATGCCTGTCTTTTCGTCCTGAACATCCTGATGGGGTCAGGCTGACCCATCATCGTTAATGGCATATTAACATGACAGATGTCATTGCGGTCTGCGCCTGCGTCGGGCGGCGCGGTTGCACTTGGCCCGGTGGCGCCCTAGAAGCGGGCGACAGTCTCTGCAGGGGGTAAGGCATGCAGCCGCCCGAGGATTTCTTTCAGCTGCGCCTGGCCCGGACCGAGGCCGATCTGATGGCCGCCCAGCGCCTGCGCTACGAGGTATTCGTGGCCGAACTGGGGGCGGACGGCCCGCTGGTCGACCATGAGGCGCGGCTGGAACGCGACGATCTCGATCCGCATTTCGACCATCTGCTGCTGATCGACAGTCGGCGCGACGCGGCGACGCTCGATCACGTGGTGGGGGTCTACCGGCTTCTGACCTCCGAACGGGCGGCGGCGCTCGGGAAGTTCTACAGCGAGGACGAATACGATCTGTCGGCGCTGAAGGCCTCGGGGCGGCGGCTGCTGGAGCTGGGGCGCTCCTGCGTGCATCCCGACTATCGCGGCGGAACCGCGCTCTATCACCTATGGAACGGGCTGGCCGATTACGTGCTCGACAAGGAGATCGAGGTCCTGTTCGGCGTGGCGAGCTTTCACGGCACCGATGCCGAAGCGCTGGCCGAGCCGCTGTCCTATCTGCATCACCGGCATCTCGCGCCGCCCGAGCTTCGGGTGCGGGTGCTGCCCGATCATGTCCAGAACATGGACCTGATGCCCGAGGCCGCGATCGACCGCAAACGCGCGATGCTGGCGATGCCCGCCCTGATCAAGGCCTATCTGCGGCTCGGCGGGTTCGTCGGCGAGGGGGCCTTCATCGACCGCGCCTTCAACACCACCGATGTCTGCCTCTTGATGGATACGGCGCGGATGAACGCGAAGAGCCGGTCGCGCTACATGCGGGGGCAGGAGTGACCACCTGGCGGGGCGCGCCGCCGCCCGACATGCCGCGGATCGGTGTGGCCGGCTGGCTGCGCGTCGCGCTCCGCGGCACAGCGCTGGTCGGGCTTCTGGCCATCGGCATGGCGCTCAAGCTGACGCTGCGGCTGGCCGAGCGGCCGCTGTTCGGATTGCGGCGGCCGGTGACGCCCTGGATCACGCAGGGCGTCAGCCGCGCGGCGCTGGCGGTTCTGGGCCTGCGCTGCCGGATGCGGGGGCGGCCGATGCGGGCGCGCGGGGCCTGGGTGGCCAACCATGCCTCCTGGCTCGACATCTTCGCGCTGAACGCGCGCGGGCGGATCTATTTCGTCTCGAAGGCGGAGGTCGCCTCCTGGCCCGGCATCGGCTGGCTGGCGCGGGCCACCGGTACGGTCTTCATCGCGCGCGACAAGCGCGAGGCGCGGGCGCAGGCCGATCTGTTCGAGGCCCGGCTGAAGGCGGGGCATCGGCTGGTCTTCTTCCCCGAGGGCACCTCGACCGACGGGCGGCGGGTGCTGTCCTTCAAATCGACGCTGTTTGCCGCGTTTTTCGGGGCCGGGCTGCGCGAGATCCTGTGGGTCCAGCCGGTCACGGTGATCTATACCGCGCCCGAGGGCGAGGCCGTGGCCTTCTATGGCTGGTGGGGGGATATGGGGTTCGGACCGCATGCGCTGAAGCTGCTGGCCTCGGCGCGGCCGGGGAGGGTTGAGCTGGTCTTTCATCCGCCGCTGAAGGTGGCGGATTTCCCCGACCGCAAGGCCCTGGCGCTGGCCTGCGAAGAGGCGGTCCGGAGCGCGGCGCCGAAGCTCTGAGAAAAGCCCCCGGCGCCTCGCCGAACCGTGCCCCGGCCAGGGCAGGGGCCTGTCAGCCCATCGCGGCGATCAGCGCGCCGAGCGCCGAGACCGGGTCCTCCTCGCGCCAGATCTCCTCGCCAAGGGCGAAGAAATCGGTGAGCGGGCTCAGCGCCGCAACCGTGGTCGCATCGAGCGCGCCCTCGGCCACGACCGGGATCTCGATCATTTCGGACCACCAGCCGAACAGATCGGCCTCGGCTCGGCTGCCATCGCCAAGGCCGCTTTCGCCCGCCGGTCCGAAGGCGATGTAATCGGCCCCGGCCTCGGCCGCGCCGATCCCGTCATGGCGCAACGCGCCGCAGAAGGCCCCGACGATCGCATCGGCGCCAAGTAGCTTGCGCACCTTGCGGACGCTGCGTTGCCCGTCGGTCAGGTGCACCCCGTCCAGCCCCAGCCGCTCGACCAGCCCGACATGGGCCTCGACCACCAGCGGGATGTCGCGGGCATGGGCGATCTCGCGCAGCGCATCGGCGGCACGGGCCACGAGATCCTCGTCATGGCTGGCCATGGACAGGCGCAGACAGGCGATCTCATGGGCGTCGAGCACCGCGGCAAGGCGCGGCGCGAAGCTGTCGGGATCAAAGGCGGGCGGGGTGATCAGGTAGATCTGCGGGCGCTCGGGTTCGGCCATTGGCGGGCTCCTGTTATCCGTGACGCCGCTATAACGGGGTTTTTCGCGATTGGCTACGGTCGGACCATCGCGGGTCGCGTCCCCTTTGCCATCGGCCCAGGGGCGTCCCGGAAGAGGGCCGCCTCGCCCGAGGCTGCAAGCCCCAGCGGCCCGCGCGCGCCCGTCCGGCCGGCCTCGGGACTTCTGTCGCCTTTGGCCAAGCGCGGCGGCGGACAGAGCCCCTCCGCTTGCCCTTTCGTCGGGCAGGGCGTATCACCCCGCCGTTTTTCAAGAAAGCGAGCCCCATGACCGCAGCCCAGCCTGTCTTTGTTCTCGTCCGCCCGCAGATGGGCGAAAATATCGGGGCGGCGGCACGCGCGATGTGGAATTTCGGGCTCGACCGGATGCGCCTGGTCGCGCCGCGCGACGGCTGGCCCAATCCGCGCGCGGTGGCGCTGGCCAGCGGGGCGGGACGGCTTCTGGACAATGCCGGGATCCATGCCACGACGGCCGAGGCGGTTGCCGATTGCGACTATGTCTTCGCCACCACCGCGCGGCCGCGCGGCCTGACCAAGCCTGTCGTCACCCCGGAACAGGCGATGACCGAAACCCGCGCCCTGCTGGCCGAGGGGCGCCGGGTGGCGGTGCTGTTCGGGCCGGAACGCGCGGGGCTGGAAAACGACGACATCGCGCGGGCCAATGCCATCGTGAACGTCCCGGTGAACCCCGATTTCGCCTCGCTCAATCTGGGGCAATGCGTTCTGCTCAGCGCCTATGAATGGCGCCGCCAGACCGCCGATATCCTGCCCGAACGGCTGGAACTGGCCGGCGCCGATCCCGCGAGCCAGATCGAGGTCGAGAAACTGGCCGAGCATTACGAAGAGCGGCTGTCCGAGGCGGGGTTCTTCTTTCCCGAGACCAAGGCGCCGGGGATGAAGATCGCTCTGCGCAACATGTGGAGCCGGATGCCGCTGACCCGGCCCGATGTGCAGATCCTGCACGGGGTACTGCGGCAATTGACGCGGGCGCGGAGCCGCGGCGAGTGACTTGCGGCGTCGCGCCCGCCCGCCTAGTCTCGCCGCGCAAGAC
The genomic region above belongs to Rhodovulum sulfidophilum DSM 1374 and contains:
- a CDS encoding 50S ribosomal protein L21, which translates into the protein MFAVLKTGGKQYKVQSGDVLRVEKLAAEAGETVQFNEILMLDGQVGAPIVDGAAVQATVIDQIKGDKVIHFVKRRRKHGSQRTKGHRQQLTLLRVTEILASGGAETGVKAAIGAGSVAGAPAAEPKAAKAKAPKAAEAAAGDDLKKLPGVGPAMEKKLHEAGVTRFAQIAAWTDEQVAAMDTRLGLKGKIVNDGWVALAKDLAGKA
- the rpmA gene encoding 50S ribosomal protein L27, translating into MAHKKAGGSSRNGRDSAGRRLGVKIYGGQAVASGNIIVRQRGTKFWPGEGVGMGKDHTIFATCEGAVTFKKGLKGRTFISVLPVAEAAE
- a CDS encoding GNAT family N-acetyltransferase, whose protein sequence is MKLDLIPPQPPIAAERFVLRPVRRSDAGLLSLYTSDLRVARFTRSIPHPLPPGATEAFIHRAQDPERSEDVWVMDGAEQGLSEVLGVIALDRMERDQSEIGYWVAPAFWNTGIASEAVGALLAANPQKAKTVFAEVFQDNPGSARVLTNAGFEYIGDAEAYSVAREAKVATWTYLKKLD
- a CDS encoding GNAT family N-acetyltransferase, whose translation is MRGAADGFRIETPRLVLRAFRPADLDALLRIGRDPRVAPMMCSLPVRWTRRQAATWVARSRFRGEPAFRLAIDGRDEGLLGVAGLGGAPASLAYFLDPAVWGRGYATEAMRGFLAGVFARFPGLDVLAADHFADNPGSGRVLGKLGFERLGPGTGRSLARLEPAPNIHYRLMRANFEALHEIP
- the obgE gene encoding GTPase ObgE, coding for MKFLDLAKVYIRSGSGGNGCTSFRREKYVEFGGPDGGDGGRGGDVWVEAVEGLNTLIDFRYQQHFFAQNGQGGMGRQKSGASGRDMVLKVPVGTEILDEDEETVVADLTELGQRVLLAQGGNGGWGNLHFKTSTNQAPRRANPGQEGVERTLWLRLKLIADAGLLGLPNAGKSTFLAATSNARPKIADYPFTTLHPNLGVVGVDGAEFVIADIPGLIEGAHEGRGIGDRFLGHVERCAVLLHLIDGTSEDVVADCGTVLTELELYGGDLADKPRVTVLNKIDSLDEDERAEKRAALEAASGGPVMLMSGVAREGVTEVLRALRAEIDEDRLRLKREDSEEGEAWRP
- the proB gene encoding glutamate 5-kinase translates to MASLIATRRLVVKIGSALLVDRSTGNLRADWLRGLAEDVAMLKARGTDVVLVSSGSIALGRGVLGLGLGPLALEQSQAAAAVGQIRLARAYEDCLEPYGITTAQVLVTLEDTEDRRRYLNTRSTMETLLGFGAVPIVNENDTIATDEIRFGDNDRLAAQVAVTVGADVAVLLSDVDGFYTANPMQDPEAHRFDLIEEITPEIEAMAGDAGSGLSKGGMKTKLMAARTATGAGCALAITEGSRLRPLKALEEGAACTWFRPKGDPRAARKGWIAAMKPHGFIRVDAGAAGALTRGKSLLPAGVTEVTGDFGRGEPVAILGPKGEGLGAGLSRYTSAEARLILGCRSGDIEAILGYPGRAALIHRDDMAI
- a CDS encoding glutamate-5-semialdehyde dehydrogenase; this encodes MKDITDIHALMADLGARARVASAELAFASSEAKRHALEAAADAVVDHKPQILADNATDMEYGRDKGLSPAMLDRLMLDEARIEAIAAGLRAVAAQPDPVGQVMAEWDRPTGLHIRRVRTPLGVIGVIYESRPNVTADAGALCLKAGNAVILRGGSESFHSSGALHECLVAGLAKAGLPEDAILRVPTRDRAAVSEMLTMTQYIDVIVPRGGKGLVGLVQREARVPVFAHLEGIVHIYVDKVADPAKALSVVLNAKTRRTGICGAAECLLIHRDVAATLGADLVAALVKAGVRVHADEALSRLPGTQPATAEDWGREYLDMDIAARVVDDIDGAIEHVRAFGSGHTDAILTEDDAAAARFFERLDSAILMRNASTQFADGGEFGMGAEIGIATGKLHARGPVGAEQLTSFKYLVEGDGTLRA
- a CDS encoding histidine phosphotransferase family protein, with product MSDLTALVGSRICHDLISPIGAIGNGMELLAMAAAETHGEAPGEELALISDSVARANARIRMFRLAFGAAGEDTAVAGREVCEILADYFGGSRLSVTADPPASLSRSAAKTALLSVLCAETALPRGGRMALSWRDGRITLTAEAERMTLEPRLWAPLTDGQPSGDDLRPAEVQFALLPIALTDLGRSLSLGHDETSLTLAF
- a CDS encoding DUF3553 domain-containing protein, translating into MRPMNAILEPGMLVRHPGEPDWGLGQVQSVIGARITVNFTDAGKVVIDGTRIELMPVFSS
- a CDS encoding GNAT family N-acetyltransferase, encoding MQPPEDFFQLRLARTEADLMAAQRLRYEVFVAELGADGPLVDHEARLERDDLDPHFDHLLLIDSRRDAATLDHVVGVYRLLTSERAAALGKFYSEDEYDLSALKASGRRLLELGRSCVHPDYRGGTALYHLWNGLADYVLDKEIEVLFGVASFHGTDAEALAEPLSYLHHRHLAPPELRVRVLPDHVQNMDLMPEAAIDRKRAMLAMPALIKAYLRLGGFVGEGAFIDRAFNTTDVCLLMDTARMNAKSRSRYMRGQE
- a CDS encoding lysophospholipid acyltransferase family protein, which produces MTTWRGAPPPDMPRIGVAGWLRVALRGTALVGLLAIGMALKLTLRLAERPLFGLRRPVTPWITQGVSRAALAVLGLRCRMRGRPMRARGAWVANHASWLDIFALNARGRIYFVSKAEVASWPGIGWLARATGTVFIARDKREARAQADLFEARLKAGHRLVFFPEGTSTDGRRVLSFKSTLFAAFFGAGLREILWVQPVTVIYTAPEGEAVAFYGWWGDMGFGPHALKLLASARPGRVELVFHPPLKVADFPDRKALALACEEAVRSAAPKL
- a CDS encoding thiamine phosphate synthase; this encodes MAEPERPQIYLITPPAFDPDSFAPRLAAVLDAHEIACLRLSMASHDEDLVARAADALREIAHARDIPLVVEAHVGLVERLGLDGVHLTDGQRSVRKVRKLLGADAIVGAFCGALRHDGIGAAEAGADYIAFGPAGESGLGDGSRAEADLFGWWSEMIEIPVVAEGALDATTVAALSPLTDFFALGEEIWREEDPVSALGALIAAMG
- a CDS encoding RNA methyltransferase — protein: MTAAQPVFVLVRPQMGENIGAAARAMWNFGLDRMRLVAPRDGWPNPRAVALASGAGRLLDNAGIHATTAEAVADCDYVFATTARPRGLTKPVVTPEQAMTETRALLAEGRRVAVLFGPERAGLENDDIARANAIVNVPVNPDFASLNLGQCVLLSAYEWRRQTADILPERLELAGADPASQIEVEKLAEHYEERLSEAGFFFPETKAPGMKIALRNMWSRMPLTRPDVQILHGVLRQLTRARSRGE